Part of the Streptomyces sp. HSG2 genome, CGGACGCGGCCCGCACCATGCCGCACACCCTGCGCTCCCTGGAACTGACCGACGAGATCACCGCCGAGCTCACGGTCCTCGTGGGTTTCGACCAGGATCTCGCGGCCGAGGCCACCCGCACCAGCAACCGGATACGCGGCCTGCTCACCCAGTTCCACCCCAGCCTCGAACGCGTCCTGGGCCCGCGTCTGGACCACCAGGCCGTGACCTGGCTGCTGGAGCGCTACGGATCCCCGGCCGCCCTGCGCAAGGCAGGCCGCCGCAGACTCGTCGAGCTGATCCGCCCGAAGGCCCCGCGCATGGCCACCCGGCTGATCGACGACGTCTTCGACGCCCTCGACGAACAGACCGTCATCGTCCCCGGCACCGGCACCCTGGACATCGTCATCCCCTCCCTGGCCGCCTCGCTCGCCGCCGTCCACGCCCAGCGCCGGGCGATGGAAGCCCAGATCAACGCCCTGCTGGAGGCTCACCCTCTTTCCCCGGTCCTGACGTCGATGCCCGGCGTCGGCGTCAGGACCGCCGCCGTCCTGCTGGTCACCGTTGGCGACGGCACCAGCTTCCCCACCGCCGCCCACCTCGCCTCCTACGCGGGACTCGCCCCGACAACGAAGTCTTCCGG contains:
- a CDS encoding IS110 family transposase, yielding MFEIEDVGVFLGLDVGKTAHHGHGLTPGGKKVFDKPLPNSEPRLRAVFDKLREKFGTVLVIVDQPASIGALPLTVARDAGCKVAYLPGLAMRRIADLYPGEAKTDAKDAAVIADAARTMPHTLRSLELTDEITAELTVLVGFDQDLAAEATRTSNRIRGLLTQFHPSLERVLGPRLDHQAVTWLLERYGSPAALRKAGRRRLVELIRPKAPRMATRLIDDVFDALDEQTVIVPGTGTLDIVIPSLAASLAAVHAQRRAMEAQINALLEAHPLSPVLTSMPGVGVRTAAVLLVTVGDGTSFPTAAHLASYAGLAPTTKSSGTSIHGEHAPRGGNRQLKRAMFLSAFACMNADPASRAYYDKQRARGKTHTQALLRLARQRISVLFAMLRDGTFYESRTPTDIELAA